In Phormidium ambiguum IAM M-71, one DNA window encodes the following:
- a CDS encoding GIY-YIG nuclease family protein, with protein sequence MSTETDSPSLATLAELKYLDENGLLPSNVSGKIGVYAIFDREKTLKFVGYSRDVYLSLKQHLVRQPQNCHWLKVQTIEKPNRTILESTMNNWIAENGETPVGNDVDKAKWTEAIDIKPLMTDEEKANYEKVAGEELAQSKVLKNVARRVEAEILETLKSRGCQEEIRFNPKLKDSGLLDLK encoded by the coding sequence ATGTCAACCGAAACAGATTCTCCTTCCCTCGCCACTTTAGCAGAACTTAAATATCTGGATGAGAATGGCTTATTGCCTTCAAATGTATCTGGTAAAATTGGTGTGTATGCAATTTTTGATCGAGAAAAAACCCTGAAATTTGTCGGCTACTCCCGCGATGTTTATCTCAGCTTAAAACAACATCTTGTTCGTCAACCACAAAATTGTCATTGGCTAAAAGTACAAACAATTGAAAAGCCGAATCGAACAATTTTAGAAAGTACGATGAATAATTGGATTGCAGAAAATGGTGAAACTCCAGTTGGTAATGACGTTGATAAAGCTAAATGGACTGAAGCTATTGATATTAAACCTTTAATGACAGATGAAGAAAAAGCTAATTATGAAAAAGTTGCAGGTGAGGAATTAGCACAATCTAAAGTTTTAAAGAATGTCGCCCGGAGAGTAGAAGCAGAAATTTTAGAAACTCTTAAAAGTCGCGGTTGTCAAGAAGAAATTCGATTTAATCCTAAGTTGAAAGATAGCGGTTTGCTTGATTTGAAGTAG
- the hypE gene encoding hydrogenase expression/formation protein HypE produces the protein MEKNPEFNLNCPIPIQQYPHILLAHGGGGKLMQQLIEKMFIPTFGTPKSIQHDAASLQLSHNKIAFTTDSYVVRPLFFPGGDIGSLAIHGTVNDLAMAGARPLYLSAGFILEEGLPMETLWQVVQSMQQAAEIAKVKIITGDTKVVDKGKGDGIFINTAGVGVIEHSLTISPQSVQPGDILLLNGDIGRHGIAIMAVREGLEFETTIETDSAPLADLVIKLIKSDIEIHCMRDLTRGGMASTLNEISSAANVNIFIDENAIPVQEDVQGACEILGFDPLYVANEGRFITFVPEKDAEKALAIMKTHPLGNQAAIIGKVTKDANSLVTMRSKIGANRIIDMLSGEQLPRIC, from the coding sequence ATGGAAAAAAATCCCGAATTTAACCTAAATTGCCCAATTCCTATCCAACAATATCCCCACATTTTGTTAGCGCATGGTGGCGGCGGAAAATTAATGCAACAGTTAATTGAAAAAATGTTTATTCCAACTTTTGGCACTCCCAAAAGTATTCAACATGATGCTGCTTCATTGCAGCTTTCCCACAATAAAATAGCCTTTACTACTGATTCTTATGTCGTCCGCCCTTTATTTTTCCCTGGAGGCGATATAGGTTCCTTAGCCATTCATGGAACCGTCAACGATTTAGCAATGGCGGGAGCACGCCCTTTATATCTTAGCGCTGGATTTATATTAGAAGAAGGTTTGCCAATGGAAACTCTTTGGCAAGTTGTACAATCCATGCAACAAGCAGCAGAAATAGCTAAAGTAAAAATTATTACTGGAGATACAAAAGTAGTTGATAAAGGTAAAGGCGACGGAATTTTTATTAATACTGCTGGGGTAGGAGTGATTGAACATTCCCTAACAATATCTCCGCAATCTGTTCAACCTGGAGATATACTTTTATTGAATGGAGATATCGGCAGACATGGCATCGCAATCATGGCAGTCAGAGAAGGTTTGGAATTTGAAACTACTATCGAAACTGATTCTGCGCCTTTAGCTGATTTAGTAATAAAACTAATAAAATCAGATATAGAAATTCATTGTATGCGCGATTTAACTCGCGGGGGAATGGCAAGTACTTTAAACGAAATTTCTAGCGCTGCTAATGTCAATATTTTTATTGATGAAAATGCGATTCCCGTACAAGAAGATGTGCAAGGTGCGTGCGAAATACTCGGTTTCGATCCTTTATATGTAGCAAATGAAGGTAGATTTATTACCTTTGTACCAGAAAAAGATGCAGAGAAAGCTTTAGCCATAATGAAAACGCATCCTTTGGGAAATCAAGCAGCAATTATTGGTAAAGTGACAAAAGATGCTAATTCTTTGGTAACAATGCGAAGTAAAATTGGTGCAAATCGCATTATTGATATGTTAAGTGGCGAACAATTACCCCGCATTTGTTAA
- a CDS encoding HupE/UreJ family protein, with protein MSKNSLSLYKSSTTSAAPFSHQQKLLPQLRMISIFSLVVIGFFGVAQKAMAHHAMGNQMPTNFFEGFVSGLAHPIIGLDHFAFIIASGFLAVGLTRGILIPTGFVVASVAGTILHLQQINLPGNEIIIACSVIIFGILLVAQKQLNLTWLIALATVAGLFHGYAYGESIVGAQMTPLFAYLLGFSIIQLAIAIIALTTGNLLTQKFTNLTVSPLRLAGFAISAIGVVFLSNSLIG; from the coding sequence ATGTCCAAAAATTCCCTTTCACTCTACAAATCTTCTACCACTTCAGCTGCCCCTTTTTCCCATCAACAAAAATTATTACCACAACTGAGGATGATTTCCATCTTCAGTTTAGTAGTAATCGGATTTTTCGGTGTTGCCCAAAAAGCAATGGCGCATCACGCGATGGGAAATCAAATGCCGACAAACTTCTTTGAAGGTTTTGTCTCAGGTTTAGCCCACCCAATCATTGGTTTAGATCATTTTGCTTTCATTATTGCTAGTGGTTTTTTAGCAGTAGGATTAACAAGAGGCATATTAATTCCTACTGGTTTTGTCGTCGCTTCTGTAGCCGGAACCATACTACATTTACAGCAAATTAACTTACCAGGAAACGAAATCATTATTGCTTGTTCTGTAATAATTTTTGGTATTCTGCTTGTAGCGCAAAAACAGTTAAATTTAACTTGGTTAATTGCTTTAGCTACTGTGGCTGGGTTATTTCACGGTTATGCTTACGGAGAATCAATTGTTGGCGCACAAATGACTCCTTTGTTTGCTTATCTTTTGGGGTTTAGTATTATTCAGTTAGCGATCGCTATCATCGCTTTAACAACTGGTAACTTATTAACTCAAAAATTTACCAATTTAACTGTTTCACCCTTGCGTCTAGCCGGATTCGCCATTTCTGCCATCGGCGTAGTTTTCCTGTCTAATTCCCTAATTGGTTAA
- the cobW gene encoding cobalamin biosynthesis protein CobW has protein sequence MHKIPVTVITGFLGSGKTTLIRHLLENNQGRKIAVIVNEFGELGIDGELIRSCQVCEDEEDVNNNILELTNGCLCCTVQEEFLPTMQELLKRRENLDCILIETSGLALPKPLIQAFRWPEIRTGATVDGVVTVVDCEALASGNLVSDLNALNAQRQADPNLDHETPIEELFEDQLACADLVLLSKIDRIDSQTQIQIEKWLKQQLRSAVKLVPCQKGEINPELLLGFNAAVEDNLETRPSHHDTEEEHEHDDNINSVHCILEGNFQPQTLVDKLQNLVQKLEIYRIKGFVSVPNKPMRLVLQGVGDRLEYFYDRPWQKTEPRQTKLVLIGRDLETTEITAELQKIAV, from the coding sequence ATGCACAAAATCCCCGTTACAGTTATTACCGGATTTCTCGGTAGTGGAAAAACCACTTTAATTCGTCATTTATTAGAAAACAATCAAGGCCGAAAAATAGCCGTAATTGTTAACGAATTTGGCGAACTAGGAATAGATGGAGAATTAATCCGTTCCTGCCAAGTTTGTGAAGATGAAGAAGATGTAAATAACAACATTCTTGAACTCACCAATGGATGTCTTTGTTGCACCGTTCAAGAAGAATTTTTGCCCACAATGCAAGAATTATTAAAACGTCGGGAAAACTTAGACTGTATCTTAATTGAAACATCAGGATTAGCTTTACCTAAACCGTTAATTCAAGCATTCCGCTGGCCAGAAATTCGTACAGGTGCTACTGTTGATGGTGTAGTAACAGTCGTAGATTGTGAAGCCTTGGCTTCAGGAAATTTAGTTAGCGATCTCAATGCTTTAAATGCTCAAAGACAAGCCGATCCTAACTTAGATCATGAAACACCGATCGAAGAACTCTTTGAAGACCAATTAGCTTGTGCTGACTTAGTATTGCTCAGTAAGATCGATCGCATAGACAGCCAAACTCAAATTCAAATTGAGAAATGGTTAAAGCAACAACTACGTTCTGCTGTTAAGTTGGTTCCTTGCCAAAAAGGTGAAATTAATCCAGAGTTACTACTAGGATTTAACGCCGCAGTTGAAGATAATTTAGAAACTCGCCCCAGTCATCACGATACCGAAGAAGAACACGAACACGACGACAATATTAATTCAGTTCACTGTATTTTAGAAGGTAACTTCCAACCGCAAACATTAGTAGATAAATTACAAAACTTAGTCCAAAAACTAGAGATTTATCGAATTAAAGGTTTCGTTTCTGTACCTAATAAACCCATGCGTTTGGTATTGCAAGGAGTTGGCGATCGCTTAGAATACTTTTACGATCGACCTTGGCAAAAAACTGAACCCAGACAAACCAAATTAGTCTTAATCGGGCGGGATTTAGAAACTACAGAAATTACCGCCGAACTGCAAAAAATCGCCGTTTAA
- a CDS encoding orange carotenoid protein N-terminal domain-containing protein has product MTVSNLNAYDQGKQALKNLNVDDQLGLLWFVYTKLGNSITPAAPGASGSEIAQGLFNQVKALPHQEQLQAMRDIAAKANTQISREYGSLSPETKLAFWYFLAQGMETKTIIPVPSDYKLPQAGKDLLTKIEGLSFQEQIDFLRGAVLPMGAEPASGSQI; this is encoded by the coding sequence ATGACAGTTAGCAATTTAAATGCTTACGACCAAGGTAAACAAGCATTAAAAAATTTAAATGTAGATGACCAACTCGGCTTACTTTGGTTTGTATACACCAAATTAGGAAATTCAATTACACCAGCTGCACCAGGCGCTTCTGGATCAGAAATTGCTCAAGGATTATTTAACCAAGTTAAAGCGCTTCCTCATCAAGAACAATTACAAGCAATGCGCGATATTGCGGCCAAAGCTAACACTCAAATTAGTCGGGAATATGGTTCTTTGAGTCCCGAAACAAAGTTAGCTTTTTGGTATTTCTTAGCTCAAGGAATGGAAACAAAGACTATTATTCCTGTACCCTCTGATTATAAACTTCCCCAAGCAGGAAAAGACTTGTTAACCAAAATAGAAGGTTTAAGTTTTCAAGAGCAAATTGATTTTCTCAGAGGTGCGGTTTTACCAATGGGAGCAGAACCTGCGAGTGGTTCTCAAATTTAA
- a CDS encoding DUF4126 domain-containing protein codes for MIELLAALSAAAAVGVGRIALPLLLIGLLQGDNLWSRVPLLSQIHPQVVVGVLTSWSLFELFASKKLLGQRILQIIHLLFSPIVGAIVGAFVAQTANLDRWMIILIGLIGGLLALVLQLVQIGWFFRLRGLPLWVVFIQDALCVVLVLLAFDAPSQGGLIAMILLWLAIRSSGEWYRWYRKQKHSAKHRPD; via the coding sequence ATGATTGAACTCCTTGCTGCACTTTCTGCTGCTGCTGCGGTAGGGGTAGGGAGAATCGCCCTACCATTACTATTAATAGGTCTTTTGCAAGGCGACAATCTTTGGTCTCGCGTACCGCTGCTTTCCCAGATTCATCCACAGGTAGTTGTAGGAGTACTCACCAGTTGGTCATTATTTGAACTGTTTGCTTCCAAAAAACTTCTTGGACAACGCATTCTGCAAATCATTCATCTACTATTTAGCCCCATAGTAGGAGCCATTGTCGGCGCTTTTGTAGCTCAAACAGCTAACTTGGATAGATGGATGATTATACTTATTGGTCTTATCGGCGGGCTATTAGCTTTAGTACTACAACTAGTCCAAATCGGTTGGTTTTTTCGCCTTCGAGGTTTACCGCTTTGGGTAGTCTTTATTCAAGATGCTTTATGTGTGGTTTTAGTGTTGCTAGCCTTTGACGCGCCAAGTCAGGGAGGACTCATTGCGATGATCTTACTTTGGCTGGCAATTCGGAGTTCTGGAGAATGGTATCGTTGGTACAGAAAACAGAAGCATTCCGCTAAGCATCGCCCCGATTAA
- a CDS encoding DUF1348 family protein yields the protein METRPPLPPFTPETAKAKVQAAEDAWNTRDPERVSLAYTEDSVWRNRSEFFSGREKIKEFLTRKWNTELDYRLKKELWSFTDNRISVKFEYEYHNDSGQWYRAYGNEQWEFAPNGLMQRREASINDMPILESERKFRWQRN from the coding sequence ATGGAAACTAGACCTCCCCTACCACCGTTTACGCCAGAAACTGCTAAAGCTAAAGTACAAGCAGCGGAAGATGCTTGGAATACTCGTGATCCAGAGCGAGTTTCTTTAGCTTACACCGAAGATTCAGTTTGGCGAAATCGATCGGAGTTTTTCAGCGGAAGAGAAAAGATTAAAGAATTTCTCACTCGCAAGTGGAATACAGAATTAGATTATCGACTCAAAAAGGAACTGTGGAGTTTTACTGATAATCGGATTTCTGTAAAGTTTGAATACGAGTATCATAATGATTCTGGTCAATGGTATCGCGCTTACGGAAATGAACAGTGGGAATTTGCCCCTAACGGATTGATGCAGCGACGAGAAGCTAGTATCAATGACATGCCAATTTTAGAGTCAGAACGCAAGTTTCGTTGGCAAAGGAATTGA
- a CDS encoding glycosyltransferase, with the protein MISFWEIIFLILIVGSIAFYLTCAFCTLKFFVPPEQAIEPSGEGVSLLIPVCGIDEGAWENWSSVCQQNYPNYEVLFGVLDPEDPAIPLLKKLAVKYPDRVKLLIGLTPRGINYKDSNLSYLLEAAQHEIIIFADSDICVVPDYISIVTAPLKDPKVGLVTCGYVGKNPRTIVAALASFGRCFDFIPSALISGVIDGGFKFAVGPTMVTRKSSLQEFGGLHLNRIGSDYNLAKRAVEAGYKIEFSRHILESDTTGESFWSFFQREVRWARTIRFNRGSQYYGMIFCYGVVYSILLMFISGWQNWAIALCIATFLIRYIQALIAIFTMKCPKLLLWLWLLPVRDILSLTVWMLGAFGQQIYWRGRWLTIEKDGLIIQGDS; encoded by the coding sequence ATGATAAGTTTCTGGGAAATTATTTTTTTAATTCTGATTGTTGGCTCGATCGCTTTTTATCTTACCTGTGCTTTCTGTACTCTAAAATTTTTTGTTCCTCCTGAGCAAGCGATCGAACCTTCAGGAGAAGGGGTTTCTCTCTTAATTCCCGTTTGTGGTATTGATGAAGGAGCCTGGGAAAATTGGTCATCAGTTTGTCAGCAAAACTATCCTAATTATGAAGTGCTTTTTGGTGTATTAGATCCAGAAGATCCGGCGATTCCTTTGCTGAAAAAGTTAGCAGTTAAATATCCCGATCGCGTAAAGTTATTAATTGGATTAACCCCGCGAGGTATTAATTACAAAGATAGCAATTTAAGTTATCTTTTAGAAGCTGCTCAACATGAAATCATTATCTTCGCTGATAGTGATATTTGCGTAGTTCCTGACTACATTAGTATAGTTACCGCTCCTCTAAAAGATCCCAAAGTTGGTTTAGTAACTTGTGGATATGTCGGCAAAAATCCTCGAACAATAGTAGCAGCTTTAGCTTCCTTTGGTCGATGTTTTGATTTTATTCCATCAGCTTTAATTTCTGGGGTGATTGATGGCGGATTTAAATTTGCGGTTGGCCCAACAATGGTAACTCGTAAATCATCTTTACAAGAATTTGGAGGGTTGCATTTAAACCGAATTGGATCGGACTACAATTTAGCGAAACGAGCAGTAGAAGCTGGTTATAAAATTGAATTTTCTCGGCATATTTTGGAGTCGGATACAACTGGCGAAAGCTTTTGGTCATTCTTTCAACGAGAGGTACGTTGGGCAAGAACTATTCGCTTTAATCGCGGTTCACAATACTATGGAATGATTTTTTGTTACGGTGTTGTATATAGTATTTTGTTAATGTTTATATCAGGATGGCAAAATTGGGCGATCGCTTTGTGTATAGCAACTTTTCTGATTCGCTACATTCAAGCGCTAATTGCCATTTTCACAATGAAATGTCCAAAACTTTTACTTTGGCTTTGGTTGCTGCCTGTTAGAGATATTCTCAGCCTAACAGTTTGGATGCTTGGTGCTTTTGGTCAACAAATATATTGGCGTGGTAGATGGTTGACGATCGAAAAAGATGGCTTGATTATTCAAGGAGACAGTTAA
- a CDS encoding glycosyltransferase, which produces MEHLQTPYMRNLPSFSLIIETENLANANPKDLAKSLNSLANQEISPNLANEVLLIESGDTPPELLKQLCQQYPWIKVHRTNVKTSYYEAKMLGAELVTGEIVVYCDSDCIYQTDWLKNILTSFTQGDEIEIVAGETVTRGNGPYGTAMALSYIFPQYSHKKSLTKTSQYFLNNVAFRRDFLLKNPIPLDLPLYRGNCVIHAYDLLDRGYTIWQQPQAKANHAPPSGISHFFWRFLLMGHDYFWQKSLLKTAISTSGKSYSTLMLDTKSKLQAFWERLSGMLMSNPLHLVYLPLAIPIIISSVTLIMIGYIITIFQPNYLLNTYQLVEEQELILSS; this is translated from the coding sequence ATGGAACATTTACAGACACCATATATGCGGAATTTACCTAGTTTTTCGCTCATTATCGAAACCGAAAATTTGGCTAACGCTAATCCCAAAGACTTAGCTAAGTCTCTGAACTCACTGGCAAATCAGGAAATTTCCCCAAATTTAGCCAACGAAGTTTTGTTAATTGAGAGTGGCGATACACCCCCAGAATTACTTAAACAGCTTTGTCAACAGTACCCTTGGATTAAAGTTCACCGTACCAACGTTAAGACTAGCTATTACGAAGCCAAAATGCTGGGGGCGGAATTAGTCACAGGGGAAATAGTAGTTTACTGCGATTCGGACTGCATCTATCAAACAGATTGGCTAAAAAATATCCTGACTTCCTTTACTCAGGGGGATGAAATTGAAATTGTAGCTGGCGAAACAGTTACCAGGGGTAATGGCCCTTATGGTACAGCAATGGCTTTGAGTTACATTTTTCCGCAATATTCTCACAAAAAAAGTTTAACTAAAACATCTCAATATTTTTTGAATAATGTAGCTTTTCGCCGGGATTTCTTGCTCAAAAATCCGATTCCCCTAGACCTACCTTTGTATCGTGGTAACTGTGTAATTCATGCTTATGATTTACTCGATCGAGGTTACACAATCTGGCAACAACCACAAGCGAAAGCTAATCATGCCCCACCATCAGGAATTTCCCATTTTTTCTGGCGTTTCCTACTTATGGGACATGATTATTTCTGGCAAAAATCTCTTCTGAAAACTGCAATTTCAACTTCAGGAAAGTCTTACTCAACTTTAATGTTGGATACCAAAAGTAAACTGCAAGCTTTCTGGGAAAGATTAAGCGGTATGCTAATGAGTAATCCATTACATTTAGTCTATTTGCCTTTAGCGATACCCATTATAATTAGCTCTGTAACTCTAATTATGATTGGTTATATCATTACTATTTTTCAGCCCAATTACTTACTTAATACTTATCAATTAGTAGAGGAGCAAGAATTGATTTTATCAAGTTAA
- a CDS encoding cyclic peptide export ABC transporter — MNIIHFLLSSSWKMVTLAIVTGLFSGASSAGLIALIGNSVSNKGYSSSPVLAWGFVGLVLIVLLTSIFSQVVLIKLAQDAVFQLQLRLSRQILASELSELEQLGTPRLLATLTEDVQAISQAVFSLPLICINLAIVGGCLLYVAWLSPQVLLMILVLLVIAISSSNWFFKKGRQMLALAREEQDILFNHFRTISEGVKELKLHYQRRQDFLAEDLTVAAANFRRHNFRGLSLFAVHTNWGKLIFFFAIGAVLFLLPKLITINPQTVTAYVLTFTYLIAPMETIVNKLPLITKADVSLKKIEVLGLALASHAEEATVKPTFVDVAKQSLQPSWSSLELRGVTHAYGSDREDLDFILGPIDLKFKPGEIVFLIGGNGSGKSTLAKLITGLYIPESGKIWLDNQPINQQNREWYRQHFSVVFSDFYLFDRLLGFGQSNLDSVAEGYLRQLQLDHKVKVENGKLSTTALSQGQRKRLALLTAYLEDRPIYLFDEWASDQDPIFKELFYTELLPKLRNKGKLVLVISHDDQYFEVGDRVIKLDYGKLIYDKAFV; from the coding sequence ATGAATATAATTCACTTTCTGCTCAGTTCTTCTTGGAAAATGGTCACTCTGGCTATTGTCACAGGTTTGTTTAGTGGTGCTAGTAGTGCTGGTTTAATCGCTTTGATTGGCAATTCTGTTAGTAACAAAGGCTACTCTTCATCACCTGTTCTGGCTTGGGGATTTGTGGGGCTAGTACTGATAGTACTACTGACGAGTATTTTCTCTCAAGTGGTATTAATTAAGTTAGCGCAGGATGCGGTATTCCAATTGCAGTTGCGTTTGAGTCGTCAGATTCTGGCTTCTGAGTTGAGTGAGTTGGAACAGTTAGGAACACCAAGGTTATTAGCAACTCTGACTGAGGATGTACAGGCGATTTCGCAAGCAGTTTTTAGTTTGCCTTTAATCTGCATTAATTTGGCGATCGTTGGTGGGTGTTTACTTTATGTTGCTTGGCTATCACCGCAAGTTTTGTTGATGATTTTGGTGCTGTTAGTAATAGCTATTTCCAGTTCTAATTGGTTTTTTAAAAAGGGCAGGCAAATGTTAGCCTTAGCTCGTGAAGAACAAGATATATTATTTAATCATTTTCGCACAATTTCCGAAGGAGTCAAGGAATTAAAGTTACATTATCAGCGTCGTCAAGATTTTTTAGCTGAAGATTTAACAGTTGCGGCTGCAAATTTTCGGCGGCACAATTTTCGCGGCTTGTCTTTGTTTGCAGTTCATACTAATTGGGGTAAATTAATATTTTTCTTTGCCATTGGCGCAGTTTTATTTTTACTGCCTAAACTGATAACGATTAATCCTCAAACCGTTACGGCTTATGTTTTAACTTTCACGTATTTGATTGCGCCAATGGAAACAATTGTGAATAAATTACCTTTAATAACTAAAGCAGATGTATCTTTGAAAAAAATTGAGGTACTGGGTTTAGCTTTAGCTAGTCATGCGGAAGAGGCAACAGTTAAACCTACGTTTGTTGATGTTGCTAAGCAAAGTTTACAACCAAGTTGGAGTTCTTTGGAATTGCGGGGAGTGACTCATGCTTATGGTAGCGATCGGGAAGATTTGGACTTTATTCTTGGGCCGATCGATCTAAAATTTAAACCAGGAGAAATCGTATTTCTCATTGGTGGTAATGGTAGCGGTAAATCTACTTTGGCCAAATTAATCACCGGACTTTATATTCCTGAATCAGGAAAAATTTGGTTAGATAATCAACCAATTAATCAGCAAAATCGAGAATGGTATCGTCAGCATTTTTCCGTAGTTTTTTCTGATTTTTACTTGTTCGATCGACTCTTAGGCTTTGGACAATCTAATCTCGATTCAGTCGCGGAAGGATATTTGCGCCAACTGCAACTTGACCATAAAGTAAAAGTGGAAAATGGTAAACTTTCCACGACTGCGCTTTCTCAAGGACAGCGCAAAAGATTAGCGTTGCTTACTGCTTATTTAGAAGATCGACCAATTTACCTGTTTGATGAATGGGCATCAGATCAAGATCCAATTTTTAAAGAGTTATTTTACACGGAACTTTTGCCCAAACTGCGAAACAAAGGTAAATTGGTGTTAGTTATTAGTCACGACGACCAATATTTTGAGGTAGGCGATCGCGTAATTAAACTCGATTACGGGAAACTGATCTATGACAAAGCTTTTGTTTAA